From a single Nostoc sp. MS1 genomic region:
- the radA gene encoding DNA repair protein RadA has translation MPKPKTFYICNECGAESPQWFGKCPACGTYNSLEEQLTIQSSVDVPKGGVSGWHAAQNNGKAVKPAKPRASLTFDQITDRQIARWESGYGELDRVLGGGVVPGSMVLIGGDPGIGKSTLLLQVSNQLAQRYRILYVTGEESGQQVKLRASRLGVAKTLNVVGEDGEESEQTPQLSIAEGVGADLYVLPETDLEEILREVDSLKPNVAVIDSIQTVFFPALTSAPGSVAQVRECTAALMKVAKHEDITMLIVGHVTKEGAIAGPKVLEHLVDTVLYFEGDRFASHRLLRTVKNRFGATHEIGIFEMVQNGLREVSNPSELFIGNRDDPAPGTALVVACEGTRPIVVELQALVSPTSYPSPRRAGTGIDYNRLVQILAVLEKRVGIPMSKLDSYVASAGGLNVEEPAVDLGIAIAIVASFRDRIVDPGTVLIGEVGLGGQVRSVSQMELRLKEAAKLGFKRAIVPKGQKFPDFDIEILPVAKVIDAIIAAIPHQELTEDDLDMDEE, from the coding sequence ATGCCAAAGCCAAAAACCTTTTACATTTGTAACGAATGTGGTGCTGAATCTCCCCAATGGTTTGGTAAGTGTCCAGCTTGTGGTACTTACAACTCCCTAGAAGAACAACTTACCATTCAATCTTCCGTAGATGTACCTAAAGGAGGTGTCAGTGGTTGGCACGCAGCCCAAAATAATGGAAAAGCAGTCAAGCCAGCAAAACCGCGCGCTTCATTAACATTTGACCAAATAACCGATCGCCAAATTGCCCGTTGGGAATCTGGCTATGGAGAACTCGATCGGGTGCTTGGCGGTGGCGTAGTTCCGGGTTCTATGGTGTTAATTGGCGGTGATCCTGGTATTGGTAAATCTACCTTATTATTACAAGTCTCAAACCAATTAGCGCAGAGATATCGTATCCTTTATGTAACTGGTGAAGAATCAGGACAGCAAGTAAAATTAAGAGCTTCTCGCTTAGGTGTAGCAAAAACCTTAAACGTTGTCGGAGAAGATGGTGAGGAGTCAGAACAAACACCTCAATTATCAATAGCTGAAGGTGTAGGTGCTGATTTATACGTCTTACCAGAAACAGATTTAGAAGAAATTTTACGAGAAGTCGATTCACTTAAACCCAATGTGGCAGTAATCGACAGTATTCAAACCGTATTTTTCCCTGCCCTTACCTCTGCACCCGGTTCAGTTGCTCAAGTAAGGGAATGTACAGCCGCCTTGATGAAGGTGGCGAAACACGAAGACATCACCATGTTGATTGTTGGACACGTCACCAAGGAAGGGGCGATCGCCGGGCCGAAAGTTTTAGAACACTTAGTAGATACAGTACTGTATTTTGAAGGCGATCGCTTCGCCTCCCATCGGTTATTACGTACAGTCAAAAACCGCTTCGGTGCAACTCACGAAATCGGTATTTTTGAAATGGTGCAGAACGGACTCCGTGAAGTCTCTAACCCCAGCGAGTTATTTATAGGCAACCGTGATGATCCTGCACCGGGTACTGCGCTCGTTGTCGCCTGCGAAGGTACACGCCCCATTGTAGTTGAGTTACAAGCCTTAGTCAGCCCTACCAGTTACCCATCCCCCAGACGGGCGGGTACTGGTATAGATTACAATCGCCTAGTGCAGATACTCGCCGTCTTAGAAAAGCGCGTCGGGATACCCATGTCGAAACTAGACTCCTACGTCGCCTCGGCTGGGGGGTTAAATGTAGAAGAACCAGCCGTCGATTTAGGTATCGCCATTGCCATTGTCGCCAGTTTCCGCGATCGCATCGTTGACCCAGGTACAGTATTGATAGGCGAAGTCGGCTTAGGTGGACAGGTGCGATCAGTTTCCCAAATGGAACTACGCCTCAAAGAAGCAGCTAAACTAGGATTTAAACGTGCGATCGTTCCCAAGGGTCAAAAATT
- the rpaB gene encoding response regulator transcription factor RpaB, producing METHKEKILVVDDEASIRRILETRLSMIGYDVVTAGDGEEALDTFRKSDPDLVVLDVMMPKLDGYGVCQELRKESDVPIIMLTALGDVADRITGLELGADDYVVKPFSPKELEARIRSVLRRVDKTGASGIPSSGVIHVGNIKIDTNKRQVYKGDERIRLTGMEFSLLELLVSRSGEAFSRSEILQEVWGYTPERHVDTRVVDVHISRLRAKLEDDPSNPELILTARGTGYLFQRIIEPGEE from the coding sequence TTGGAAACTCATAAAGAAAAAATCCTGGTAGTAGACGACGAAGCCAGCATTCGCCGGATTTTAGAAACGCGCCTTTCAATGATTGGCTACGATGTAGTGACAGCTGGCGACGGCGAAGAAGCTTTAGATACTTTCCGCAAATCTGATCCCGACTTGGTAGTTCTGGATGTAATGATGCCAAAGCTCGATGGCTACGGTGTTTGTCAAGAATTACGTAAAGAATCAGATGTCCCTATCATTATGCTAACAGCCTTGGGGGATGTTGCCGATCGCATCACTGGGTTAGAATTAGGTGCTGATGACTACGTAGTTAAACCATTCTCCCCCAAAGAGCTAGAAGCGCGGATTCGCTCTGTATTACGTCGGGTAGATAAAACTGGTGCTTCTGGTATCCCTAGTTCGGGAGTGATTCATGTTGGTAATATCAAAATCGATACCAACAAGCGCCAAGTTTACAAAGGTGATGAGCGTATCCGCTTAACAGGCATGGAATTTAGTTTACTAGAGTTGCTAGTCAGTCGCTCTGGCGAAGCCTTTTCCCGGTCAGAAATTTTACAGGAAGTATGGGGTTACACTCCAGAACGCCATGTAGATACCCGCGTAGTAGATGTACATATCTCCCGCCTGCGAGCAAAGTTAGAAGATGATCCCAGTAACCCAGAATTAATACTCACCGCACGGGGTACTGGCTACTTGTTTCAACGCATAATTGAACCAGGAGAAGAGTAG
- a CDS encoding cofactor assembly of complex C subunit B → MTKSDPNRVLRRLPLVVGGLGATLLLINRLLTPEITNSQARGDVLGVILSAVLILTGLIWQQVQPRSPDAVELIGEEGFELAADLPEAVKTELAWASHLLLTNTVTRSLVVYYQGKVLLRRGILAPKAEVTPGPIVKMVLEKQKPIYLVALNVYPGRIEFDYLPENTQGVICQPIGEQGLLILGANAPRSYTKQDENWVAGIADKLAVTLQSINSKP, encoded by the coding sequence ATGACAAAATCTGATCCTAATCGAGTTTTACGGCGCTTACCTCTAGTGGTTGGAGGACTAGGCGCTACACTTTTGCTGATTAACCGTTTGTTAACACCGGAAATCACCAATTCCCAAGCCAGAGGTGATGTATTGGGGGTGATTTTGAGTGCCGTACTGATTTTAACGGGTTTAATTTGGCAACAGGTGCAGCCGCGATCGCCGGATGCAGTAGAACTAATTGGTGAAGAAGGTTTTGAGTTAGCAGCAGATTTACCAGAAGCCGTGAAAACAGAACTAGCTTGGGCATCCCATTTGTTATTGACTAATACGGTAACGCGATCGCTAGTGGTTTACTATCAAGGCAAAGTTTTGTTACGTCGCGGTATTCTGGCTCCCAAAGCAGAAGTCACACCAGGGCCAATTGTCAAAATGGTTTTGGAAAAACAAAAACCTATTTATTTAGTAGCTTTAAATGTCTACCCAGGACGGATTGAATTTGATTATTTACCTGAAAATACCCAAGGTGTAATTTGCCAACCAATTGGTGAGCAAGGATTATTAATATTAGGAGCTAATGCGCCTAGAAGTTATACCAAACAAGACGAAAATTGGGTAGCTGGAATTGCAGATAAATTAGCAGTCACGCTCCAATCAATAAATAGTAAACCCTAA
- a CDS encoding Uma2 family endonuclease → MITTPQLVETRTVLQNISWQTFKAILADMGNGRNSRLTYDNAIVEIMTPLMPHENSNRLIEGFILVLCEELGLEVKSTGSLTLIRDDLEKGAEPDSSYYIQNEFLVRDKENIDLDKDPPPDLVLEIDFSRPKIDKLSLYAAMGIPEFWRYNGTVLRIYTLSANKYSEVEFSPTFVPVKIRDIPQFIQESKKIGQIAAKNAFRTWVRQQISNAQAHS, encoded by the coding sequence ATGATAACAACGCCACAACTTGTAGAAACAAGAACCGTATTACAAAACATTAGTTGGCAAACATTCAAAGCAATATTGGCTGATATGGGAAATGGAAGAAACTCCCGACTTACCTATGACAACGCAATAGTAGAAATAATGACCCCACTCATGCCGCATGAGAACTCTAATCGCTTAATTGAAGGTTTTATTCTCGTGCTATGTGAAGAATTAGGCTTAGAGGTTAAAAGTACAGGTTCACTCACCTTAATAAGAGACGATTTAGAAAAAGGTGCAGAGCCAGATAGTAGCTATTATATTCAGAATGAATTTTTAGTTAGAGATAAAGAAAATATTGATTTAGATAAAGATCCCCCACCAGATTTAGTATTAGAGATAGATTTCTCTAGACCTAAAATCGATAAATTATCTCTTTATGCGGCGATGGGTATCCCTGAGTTTTGGCGATATAACGGGACTGTATTGCGAATCTATACTCTATCAGCTAATAAATACTCAGAAGTAGAATTTAGTCCTACTTTTGTTCCAGTCAAGATAAGAGACATTCCTCAATTTATCCAAGAAAGCAAAAAAATAGGACAAATAGCAGCAAAAAATGCCTTTCGTACTTGGGTAAGACAGCAAATTTCTAATGCACAGGCACATAGTTAA
- a CDS encoding DUF456 domain-containing protein, which yields MQIIYWLLIAVMLVGIVGAVVPAIPGTSLILIAIIIWGIVSSSFAAIKIPLIVTAIVLILSIGVDFLAGYLGAKQAGASKWGQIGAFVGLLLGFFGLLPALPFGGPLLGILFGPLLGAIVAEYIYRREFWLAVKAGVGIIVGTLVGNLIQGVLAIAAVAVFLLTTWSQVFGG from the coding sequence ATGCAAATTATTTATTGGTTACTGATTGCTGTCATGCTTGTAGGAATTGTTGGTGCAGTGGTTCCAGCGATTCCAGGAACAAGTTTAATTTTAATTGCAATTATTATTTGGGGAATTGTGAGTAGTTCTTTTGCAGCAATTAAAATTCCCTTAATTGTTACGGCAATTGTTTTAATTTTAAGTATCGGAGTTGATTTCCTGGCAGGGTACTTAGGCGCAAAACAAGCAGGTGCTAGTAAGTGGGGACAAATTGGCGCATTTGTTGGTTTGTTGTTGGGATTTTTCGGATTATTACCAGCTTTACCCTTTGGCGGCCCCTTGTTAGGTATTTTATTTGGGCCTTTATTGGGTGCAATTGTTGCCGAATATATTTACCGAAGAGAATTTTGGTTAGCGGTGAAGGCTGGTGTCGGTATTATTGTAGGTACTTTGGTAGGTAACTTAATTCAAGGAGTGTTGGCGATCGCGGCAGTTGCGGTATTCTTGTTGACAACGTGGTCACAAGTATTTGGTGGTTAG
- a CDS encoding Rpn family recombination-promoting nuclease/putative transposase: MSFDNLCKLLSEKYPQNFASWVLGTPQTSVKVLKTELSIEPIRADYVTFLQLEGRILHLEFQTKLESTPPLPLRMLDYWVRLYRLYRLPITQVVVLLLPPAPDTVIETVFSVENTRHEYRVIRMWEENSELFLNDSALLPLAPLTATTQPQVLLQQVVQQVNQLEPTQRSEISAYTQILAGLKYKKDLIKQLFREGMMRESVIYQEILAEGEQRGVQIGEQRGEQRGIQRERSLILRLLRKQVGELPQDVSDRLETLSLEQLENLGEALLDFTSLADLLSWLDTHSGRE; the protein is encoded by the coding sequence ATGTCATTTGATAATCTTTGCAAGCTGTTATCAGAAAAATATCCCCAAAACTTTGCAAGTTGGGTTTTAGGAACACCGCAAACAAGTGTGAAAGTTCTCAAAACCGAATTAAGCATTGAACCAATACGCGCTGATTACGTCACCTTCTTACAATTGGAAGGACGTATTCTCCATCTAGAATTTCAAACCAAACTTGAATCAACACCCCCATTACCTCTGCGGATGTTGGATTATTGGGTGAGGTTATATCGTTTGTATCGTCTACCAATCACTCAAGTTGTGGTTTTATTGCTTCCTCCCGCACCAGACACAGTGATTGAAACTGTTTTTTCAGTAGAAAATACACGTCATGAATACAGAGTAATTCGGATGTGGGAGGAAAACTCAGAACTATTTCTCAATGACTCAGCTTTGTTACCATTAGCACCACTCACAGCAACAACTCAGCCACAAGTTTTACTACAACAAGTTGTGCAACAAGTTAATCAACTTGAACCTACACAACGCTCAGAAATATCTGCTTATACTCAAATATTAGCAGGGTTAAAATATAAAAAAGACTTGATTAAACAACTATTCCGGGAGGGAATGATGCGCGAGTCAGTCATTTATCAGGAAATTTTGGCTGAAGGTGAACAGCGAGGCGTACAAATAGGTGAGCAGCGAGGCGAACAGCGTGGTATACAAAGAGAGCGATCGCTTATTCTACGACTACTAAGAAAACAGGTGGGAGAATTACCTCAAGATGTGAGCGATCGCCTGGAAACTTTATCCTTAGAACAATTAGAAAATCTGGGCGAAGCACTGTTAGATTTTACTAGCTTGGCTGATTTGCTTTCGTGGTTAGATACTCATTCCGGGAGGGAATAG
- a CDS encoding DUF4351 domain-containing protein gives MRESVIYQEILAEGEQRGEQRGLQRERSLILRLLQKRVGELPQDVSDRLETSSLEQLENLGEALLDFTSLADLFSWLDTHSGRE, from the coding sequence GTGCGCGAGTCAGTCATTTATCAGGAAATTCTCGCCGAGGGTGAACAACGAGGCGAACAGCGAGGTTTACAAAGAGAGCGATCGCTTATTCTGCGACTATTACAAAAACGGGTGGGAGAATTACCTCAAGATGTGAGCGATCGCCTAGAAACTTCATCTTTGGAGCAATTAGAAAATCTGGGCGAAGCACTTTTAGATTTTACTAGCCTGGCTGATTTATTCTCGTGGTTAGATACCCATTCCGGGAGGGAATAG
- a CDS encoding PEP-CTERM sorting domain-containing protein (PEP-CTERM proteins occur, often in large numbers, in the proteomes of bacteria that also encode an exosortase, a predicted intramembrane cysteine proteinase. The presence of a PEP-CTERM domain at a protein's C-terminus predicts cleavage within the sorting domain, followed by covalent anchoring to some some component of the (usually Gram-negative) cell surface. Many PEP-CTERM proteins exhibit an unusual sequence composition that includes large numbers of potential glycosylation sites. Expression of one such protein has been shown restore the ability of a bacterium to form floc, a type of biofilm.) encodes MNVISKTSFFKRAIATFASLPVAASVSICTDNAQAAVLQGEFILYPGYTIGFGSSNATLTKNFLSFAPKPITPVNIIVQTGNFLRFNTGNITNNITFGTLVGHESLFLDLGSIPGGDVISPNTDTSSLTDRKNTFNLTNSTYRLIPSLTSTVVEVSLSGFFKGDNSDETTNGFGLLTFVIGNKTIFDVQQVLATDGSISDLNFTGIVFTSVCGDCGTIPEPATIFGLGLVAGVMAVSRCVKNSA; translated from the coding sequence ATGAACGTTATCTCTAAAACAAGTTTTTTTAAACGAGCAATTGCAACATTTGCATCTTTGCCTGTAGCTGCTAGTGTATCGATATGTACTGATAATGCCCAGGCTGCTGTCTTGCAAGGCGAATTTATATTATATCCTGGTTACACTATTGGGTTTGGTAGTAGCAATGCTACCCTAACAAAAAATTTCTTAAGTTTCGCACCTAAACCAATAACACCAGTTAATATTATTGTTCAGACCGGAAATTTTTTAAGATTTAATACAGGTAATATTACGAACAATATTACTTTTGGGACTCTTGTTGGGCATGAAAGCTTATTTCTTGATCTCGGTTCAATTCCTGGCGGTGATGTAATTTCACCTAATACTGATACAAGCTCTTTGACGGATAGAAAAAATACTTTCAATCTCACTAATAGTACTTATCGACTTATTCCAAGTCTTACAAGTACTGTGGTTGAGGTTTCGCTTTCGGGGTTCTTCAAGGGTGATAATTCTGATGAAACAACAAATGGCTTTGGATTGCTAACCTTCGTAATCGGCAATAAAACAATTTTTGATGTTCAACAAGTACTTGCTACAGATGGTAGTATTTCAGACTTAAATTTCACTGGTATCGTTTTTACATCTGTATGTGGAGACTGCGGAACTATTCCAGAACCAGCGACAATATTTGGATTGGGGTTAGTCGCTGGGGTAATGGCTGTATCTCGCTGTGTCAAAAACTCAGCTTAG
- a CDS encoding PEP-CTERM sorting domain-containing protein (PEP-CTERM proteins occur, often in large numbers, in the proteomes of bacteria that also encode an exosortase, a predicted intramembrane cysteine proteinase. The presence of a PEP-CTERM domain at a protein's C-terminus predicts cleavage within the sorting domain, followed by covalent anchoring to some some component of the (usually Gram-negative) cell surface. Many PEP-CTERM proteins exhibit an unusual sequence composition that includes large numbers of potential glycosylation sites. Expression of one such protein has been shown restore the ability of a bacterium to form floc, a type of biofilm.), with protein MMVICKSNFFKGAVAILAAAPVAAAGVFTSASSAQAAQLVGEFSFASDPTVSATIKSDSVTFTNPKTFSINTGLSTGNFTGFTSGTINNITSFSAGTFVNPFLTLLGGTLSGSTFIGEAASYSVRQAATNLVAIDITTTGKFKNVLTNELSNGEGILTLQTGGRGLTAAAISSLLAGGGSVTTTFSGFYFGTPTATPTPEPATMLGLGLVGVGVAMSRRRKTLA; from the coding sequence ATGATGGTCATCTGTAAATCTAACTTTTTTAAAGGAGCAGTTGCAATATTAGCTGCTGCACCCGTAGCTGCTGCTGGTGTATTTACCTCTGCTAGTTCTGCTCAAGCTGCTCAGTTGGTAGGTGAATTCTCTTTTGCCAGTGATCCTACTGTTTCTGCAACGATAAAATCAGACTCTGTTACATTCACAAACCCAAAAACGTTTTCCATCAATACGGGTTTATCCACTGGTAACTTTACTGGTTTCACAAGTGGTACCATAAATAACATTACCAGCTTTAGTGCTGGCACATTTGTTAATCCTTTTCTAACTTTGCTTGGTGGTACCCTTAGTGGTAGTACTTTTATTGGAGAGGCTGCCTCATACAGTGTTAGACAAGCTGCTACAAACTTAGTAGCTATCGATATTACAACTACAGGAAAATTTAAGAATGTTCTTACGAATGAGTTGTCCAACGGTGAAGGGATTTTAACCTTACAAACAGGTGGTAGAGGTCTTACAGCCGCCGCTATTAGTTCCTTACTTGCAGGTGGAGGTTCAGTTACAACGACTTTTTCCGGCTTCTACTTTGGTACTCCAACAGCAACTCCTACCCCTGAACCAGCTACTATGCTAGGACTAGGGTTAGTCGGTGTAGGTGTGGCTATGTCTCGTCGTCGCAAAACTCTTGCTTAA
- a CDS encoding pre-peptidase C-terminal domain-containing protein, which yields MTDNAGNTLTTARKLTLSSSLQTFTDRVDSTDPNDFYSFSLSARSSLNIAVDGLSANADVQLIKDTNSNGLVDSGEVISGSYRTGSSSESLRPTLDAGNYFIRVYSNTGDTNYNLKVFQNFAPTSLDFKLNSTSLKATDTLTINSGWVLDSNGVSDLSRVDFRIQRANGSWIDVADANTFTADPNNSNRASFGYSLSLNSLNLTAGTYTLQAIAYDQTGAASNTVRLGLNVDNPGLTLTTDKKISPTVNIQTFTDKVDSTNINDFYSFSLNARGNLNIAVDGLSANADVQIIRDANSNGLFDGGEVITGSYKTGSNSESIRTTLDSGNYFIRVYSQAGTTNYNLKIFENFAPTSLDFKLDNTSLNPTDTLSVNSAWVSDSNGVSDLSRVDFRIQKADGTWLNVADATSFTADSSNANKASFNYSLSLGSLNLADGTYSLQGIAYDKTGAASNTIQQTFTLTTAATNTATDTAVDDWFSKNILDQQLITLTRNLATDGLLSRQDMLSIFRNVEDNSAIDANEVKDLKTLLGTSTPFTLQDPVKWLSTQVANSATVDMSASNFESKVGQWFLGTVAPTPVFNGKNLTYTVVQGTLFGTANEARIGDIDQGGLGDCAFLAALGATFGRQSDDSGNKSSSVINNMITDNGDNTYTVRFYSTTIFEPGEAQYVTVDRRIATSVAAKRNNNVLWVALVEKAYAQWREWRDGKAGYNLIGNGDSLSRPLQFITGNKFTTADPTNINCFSAIDAALANGKAVTTATIGSGTTYIVGDHAYSVTNVYTSTNGEKRFVVRNPWGVDGRTISGTNDGFIDLSFEEFSKSFNYGVVIA from the coding sequence ATGACTGATAATGCGGGTAACACACTAACTACTGCTAGAAAACTCACCTTATCTTCTAGTCTTCAAACTTTCACAGACCGGGTAGACTCAACTGACCCTAATGATTTTTATAGTTTTAGTTTATCCGCTCGGAGTAGTCTGAATATTGCTGTTGATGGTTTGAGCGCTAATGCAGATGTGCAGTTAATTAAGGACACTAACAGCAATGGTTTAGTTGATAGCGGCGAAGTTATCAGTGGCTCTTACAGGACAGGAAGTAGCAGTGAATCGCTTCGCCCAACTCTAGATGCCGGAAACTATTTCATTAGGGTTTATTCTAACACTGGCGATACTAACTACAATCTTAAAGTCTTTCAAAACTTTGCTCCAACCTCTCTAGATTTTAAACTCAACAGTACAAGCCTCAAAGCAACTGATACCCTCACTATCAATAGTGGTTGGGTATTAGATAGTAACGGTGTTAGCGACCTATCCAGAGTGGATTTCCGCATTCAAAGAGCTAACGGAAGTTGGATAGATGTAGCTGATGCTAATACGTTTACCGCCGACCCTAACAATTCCAACAGAGCGAGTTTTGGCTACAGTCTCTCTCTCAATAGCTTGAATCTAACAGCTGGTACTTATACTCTTCAGGCCATAGCTTACGACCAGACTGGTGCTGCTAGTAATACAGTACGCTTAGGTTTGAATGTTGATAATCCTGGGCTGACATTAACTACAGATAAAAAAATCTCTCCAACTGTTAATATTCAGACCTTCACAGATAAGGTAGATTCAACCAACATCAATGATTTCTATAGTTTTAGTCTGAATGCTCGTGGTAATCTGAATATCGCTGTTGATGGCTTGAGTGCTAACGCAGATGTACAGATCATTAGAGATGCTAACAGCAATGGTTTATTTGATGGCGGTGAGGTTATCACTGGTTCTTACAAAACAGGAAGCAACAGTGAATCGATTCGTACAACTCTAGATAGTGGTAATTATTTCATTAGAGTCTATTCACAAGCTGGCACTACTAATTACAATCTCAAAATATTTGAGAATTTTGCACCAACTTCACTCGATTTTAAGCTCGATAATACCAGCCTCAACCCAACAGATACCCTCAGTGTCAATAGTGCTTGGGTATCAGATAGCAATGGTGTCAGTGACCTATCCAGAGTAGATTTCCGTATTCAAAAAGCAGACGGAACATGGTTGAATGTGGCTGATGCTACTAGCTTTACTGCTGATTCTAGTAATGCAAATAAAGCGAGTTTCAACTACAGCTTGTCTTTAGGTAGCTTAAATCTCGCAGATGGTACTTATAGTCTCCAAGGCATAGCCTATGACAAGACTGGTGCTGCTAGTAATACAATCCAACAGACATTTACACTAACAACAGCTGCTACTAATACTGCTACTGATACTGCTGTTGACGATTGGTTTAGCAAAAATATTCTCGACCAACAACTCATTACATTGACACGCAACTTAGCAACCGACGGTCTTTTAAGCCGTCAGGATATGCTGAGTATCTTTAGAAATGTAGAAGATAATTCTGCAATTGATGCTAATGAGGTAAAAGACCTCAAAACATTGTTGGGTACTAGCACTCCTTTTACTTTGCAAGACCCTGTGAAGTGGCTCTCTACACAGGTTGCTAATAGTGCAACTGTAGATATGAGTGCTAGTAATTTTGAGTCTAAAGTTGGTCAGTGGTTTTTGGGTACGGTTGCACCGACACCTGTGTTCAATGGTAAAAATCTTACCTATACTGTCGTGCAAGGTACTCTTTTTGGCACTGCTAACGAAGCGCGAATTGGTGATATTGACCAAGGCGGTTTAGGTGATTGTGCATTTTTAGCAGCTTTAGGTGCAACTTTTGGTCGTCAATCTGATGATTCTGGCAACAAGTCTAGTTCTGTTATCAATAATATGATTACAGATAATGGAGATAATACTTATACTGTACGTTTTTACTCAACTACAATTTTCGAGCCTGGTGAAGCACAATATGTGACAGTTGATCGTCGTATCGCTACCAGTGTAGCTGCTAAAAGAAATAATAATGTTCTTTGGGTGGCTTTAGTTGAAAAAGCTTATGCTCAATGGCGTGAATGGAGAGACGGCAAGGCTGGTTATAACCTTATTGGGAACGGTGATTCGCTTTCTCGTCCTCTTCAGTTTATTACTGGAAATAAATTTACTACTGCTGATCCAACAAACATTAATTGTTTTTCTGCTATTGACGCAGCTCTAGCTAATGGCAAGGCTGTAACTACAGCCACAATAGGCAGTGGTACAACCTATATTGTAGGCGACCACGCTTACTCAGTGACAAATGTTTATACTAGTACTAATGGTGAAAAAAGATTTGTAGTGCGTAATCCTTGGGGTGTAGATGGTAGAACAATAAGTGGTACTAACGATGGATTCATTGACCTGTCTTTTGAAGAGTTTAGCAAGTCTTTTAATTATGGGGTTGTTATAGCTTAG
- the nblB gene encoding phycobilisome degradation protein NblB has product MSINPESVRESLSSEDLGERLRAVNQIRDLEPAIAFELVQVAVTDSNSRVRYSAVSQFDTLGAQDLDLSLDILRGLLTDPEADVQAAAADCLGALKLQAAFDDLQQLYHNTPEWLVQFSIIAALGEMGDPRSFELLKEALSSDVELVQTAAISSLGELGNNQAVPLLAPYATSSDWQIRYRVAQALGRLGGAEAKSILETLVNDEVEAIALEAKQYLQSV; this is encoded by the coding sequence ATGAGTATTAACCCTGAGTCGGTGAGAGAATCACTCAGTTCTGAAGATTTAGGTGAGCGCTTACGTGCGGTAAATCAGATCCGTGATTTAGAACCTGCGATCGCTTTTGAGTTAGTGCAAGTGGCTGTTACTGACAGTAATTCCCGTGTGAGGTATTCAGCAGTTAGTCAGTTCGATACATTAGGCGCTCAGGATTTAGATTTATCGTTAGATATACTGCGCGGTTTATTAACAGATCCAGAAGCTGATGTGCAAGCCGCAGCCGCCGACTGTTTAGGTGCGTTGAAATTACAAGCTGCTTTTGATGATTTACAGCAGCTTTATCACAACACCCCAGAATGGTTAGTGCAATTCAGTATTATTGCGGCTTTGGGAGAAATGGGAGATCCGCGATCGTTTGAACTACTCAAAGAAGCACTATCTTCAGATGTGGAATTAGTGCAAACGGCTGCAATTAGTTCTCTTGGTGAGTTGGGAAATAATCAAGCAGTTCCCTTATTAGCTCCGTATGCTACCAGTTCCGATTGGCAAATTCGTTATCGTGTTGCCCAAGCTTTGGGACGTTTGGGTGGTGCAGAGGCTAAGTCTATCCTAGAGACGCTGGTGAATGATGAAGTAGAAGCGATCGCTCTTGAAGCCAAACAATATCTACAATCAGTTTAA